Proteins found in one Thalassophryne amazonica chromosome 1, fThaAma1.1, whole genome shotgun sequence genomic segment:
- the si:ch211-246m6.4 gene encoding transcription factor 15, with protein sequence MKSSSAQPGGFSDRDAADSSDTSHGCSPPPPPEEEAESGGGGGGGGGAPRRRRRRRRSSGGDARASGASKQRQAANARERDRTHSVNTAFTALRTLIPTEPADRKLSKIETLRLAASYISHLANVLLLQEEQEEEEEEESRDGQPCLRYRSAVHGPAARSAPPLRPICTFCLSNQRRLVRDGGKHGAAV encoded by the exons ATGAAGTCCAGCAGCGCGCAGCCCGGTGGTTTCTCCGACCGGGACGCGGCGGACAGCAGCGACACGTCGCACGGCTGCAGCCCGCCGCCGCCGCCGGAGGAAGAGGCGGAGAGCGGCGGTGgcggcggaggaggaggaggcgcgcCGAGGCGGAGGCGGCGGCGGAGGCGAAGCAGCGGCGGAGACGCGCGTGCGTCCGGCGCCAGCAAACAGAGGCAGGCGGCGAACGCGCGTGAGCGGGACCGGACGCACAGCGTGAACACGGCGTTCACGGCGCTGCGCACGCTCATTCCCACCGAGCCCGCCGACAGGAAGCTCTCAAAGATCGAGACTCTGCGTCTGGCCGCCAGCTACATCTCCCACCTGGCCAACGTGCTCCTGCtgcaggaggagcaggaggaggaggaggaggaggagagccgCGACGGGCAGCCGTGCCTCCGCTACCGGAGCGCCGTGCACGGGCCGGCCGCGCGCAGCGCGCCCCCGCTGCGCCCCATCTGCACCTTCTgcctcagcaaccagaggaggctg GTCAGAGACGGCGGGAAGCACGGGGCTGCTGTGTGA